The window ACAGGGGACCTTCTGTGCCATTGATATTTGTGATGACAAAACACGTGACAGACTCCTGCTGCAGGCTAGAGACAAAGGTACGTATAGCTacacttttttcttcttacgAGTGTTGCTCACTCATTCTTGGACTCCTCCATGATGAGCGTGAACCACAGTTTTGTATTATTTGAGGATGATTTGGCAATTTACAGGACCGAAAATGTGAAACTCGTAACATTCCACCCTCATAGGGTCTGTGTAATAAATGATATGAAATAATTAGTCctataattacacacacatatagaacACGTATAGAAAGTAAGTCAGAAGTTGTCAGACTGTAGAATTGAGATAAAATAGAAGAACGTGTCCATctacatgaaacacacactccctctgtcATTTAATCATCACATTACTCAATAcacaggtggaggagctggagtGTCAGCAGGCCTCTACACCACTTAATTAAATTCACTCCAGACCTAAATGTAATTATAGCTCATTTGATAGCTTACAGTCAACCTCCACCACCCAAACTGGAAAGCATTCACACCAGTTTTACCACCAGTAAAACCATtagtcctcctgctcctgcttcaTATCACTAAATGAAGCGGATGACTTCAACGgtcatgtttatcatagcaCTGCTCTCAATGTGTTAATAACTTCACATAATCCAGCATAATTTCACCGAACAATGTGGACGTAACGGTGTTTATCGTTCCACAGGTGTCTTCCTGGGAGGGTGTGGGGACCGATCAATCCGTTTCCGTCCAGCACTGATTTTCAAGGAGTACCACGTTCACCTATTCCTCAACATCTTTAACGACTTGTTGGCCCAGCACAAATAAAAtcttaaacaacacaaacttGACATAGTCCAGAGTGAAGGAAACTCCAGATAAAGCACAATCCTAACAGTAATATATCCTATAAAAGATCAGTCCATGGCTGTAATAATGATGGTTGTCCAGAAGAGATAATGATGTCCTCTTACCTGTGCTGCCGTAAAAGAAGTGCTCATTCAAGGCAGAGGTCTGTGTGAAATAGCCGAGGTTCATATTTCTGGAAAATACATGTAATTGCATTCCATCATGTCAGCAAATTAAATGCACCCTTTACTATTCCCTATCATTGTCTTAAAGGAAACGGTCCAACATTTTTAGAAAACAGGCTGCTTTGGGCAAGTCTGTCTCGGTCATGACATCACACAATCACATATTCCAAAGCGTAGCAGAAATCATCTCAAGTCACAGATTTCTGTGGTAGCAGCTGCTAGTCATTTATCTCGTCCAATAAACTACCTGTAAATTACTGTTGATTTTTTGTATGTCTAGTGTGACATTCCCACTTTAATTTGACCCACATAACTGTTTGGATGTCTCTCCAACCAGAGAAGGTAGCTGTCGATGCgcacaacctttttttttttttttaaatctctgaaTCTCTTGAGATGTGTCAAGATTCAGGTTTTGGGGGGACCTGGCTAAAATGTGGGTCTGATCCCTAAATAAAAAACCACATCTATtggaaaaatgtaaataatctGAAGGTGAAGATTTGACCTCCGTATGATGACAGTTTGCGGTAAGAAGGCGAATGGTCATCCTAGATCCTGATGGCTGGATTTAGAAACAACACATTAAAACTAAACTGCCAGCTTGCATGTCCATCTTTGAAATGTCCAtattatgataataataataatagtcatGACTGTTGTGTTGCTCTTGGAATGACTTTTCAGCTTGAATTGTCGTAGCCcagaaaaatgtgaattttaaatGGACCATGAAAATGTCATAGATGATTTAGTGCCTGCATGTACttaaatgtgctttttgttgttgctaCTGCCTCGAATCAAGAGTAGCCATCTGTATCCTTAAGTGAACCATTCATTTAAATCATTTCAGTTGCCAGATTTGTAACAAAAGATTTCACTTAAAGAGACAGTTCACCattaaatcaaatattcatatttttcctAGTGGCCTACATAGCTGTTTATCCAACTAGAAGATTTGCTTTTCCTACAATCTAATGGAACCAGATGGCATCAAACCACTTTTGATGCATAGCTTAAAATGCAATATGCGGAAAAATATGATATTTTGAGGTGAACTTTCCCTTTTTGTTTatgcatttgtttatgtttttttgtcttgtatAGTTGCGCAAAAGCACAAAAATGAAGGTACTTCAAGGAGCTACCTGCTACAATTCACCAAGTCATGTTCATTCAATatcaggacacaaacacaactctAATTTACATAATTATGTGGCTTTGTCACCATTTCATACACTAAGACCTGCTTGATTCTAACATTAATTTGCTAATTGGGACAGAAATGTTCAAATGCTGGCAGAACATGCCCCTAAACAAATCACTAGCCATACTAACAGCACTAGCTGAAGTAGCTGAACTTGAACTACAAGCCCAAGTCTATTGAACAGGGTGATTTATAGACACATTATATCGAGAGTTAACAACTTTGCAGCACGTTTTATAAGCACTTGGCATTTTGACTTTGTAAACCTGTGTTTCTGTTTAacagctgtgtctgaatgtTTCATGGAGCTTTTAGGCAGGTGTAAAGAATGTGACCCGGTTCATCAGTCCTCTCACCGCATACACGTCTTTCTTAATACAATCTAATACAAATAATATAAATCTGAATATATTTCAGTCTTTTTACATACTGGTACATGTTGCATAAATTATATTCCACTTAATGTAAAGTACTGAACCTAGGTCACAGGGTCAGTTTGTCTCATGAGTATTTTTAACGGAAGGTTTGGAGTCTGTCAGATGTTGCGCAATACGACGGTGATGATGACAACAGTGCCTGTCTTCTTGTTGTCAGTCAGTATTACATAGAGTATCTGTATaacaacatttaaacatttttgacCTTAACTACTTGCACTTGTGATCTGAGATATGTGATTATTTTAGATGGCTCTAACGTTTGTTGTCTATAAAACCTTCTGTCTATGTACTgtgataaataaatgttttgagTAACTTAATCCTTGTAAAGTGAAAGATCATTTTAGACGGGGTGAAGTAGAGCTGCTCACCACTCACAAGTGTCAGAAATTCCACTCCATCACATTATGTCTACATATAATTGTAGTCCCACCTTTTATATGCAATGGTCaccacaaatatatataaacatttcatcttttaaaaagtctttaaaCCATTTCATCAAGATTAAGAATATAGTCCAgtgcgccacctgctggacgaAGACTTAAATTGAACTACAGTACTTTAAAAAGTTGTTTTCAGTAGGCATTTTCTTTCCCATGTTTttctctgattttatttttaattatttactcAGGTTTTGATTACTATTACTAATTATCAGTGTTATATGAAtctatgtatgtaatgtaagaGCAAGGTAACCGGTGCCTGAGAGCATTGTAATAAAGTAGCAAATAGTAAAAAGGAAAAGGGACgagaaaaggaatatttatatttaataacaATTCCGAAGCTTGATAcaaattattctatttattaatttaaaaaaaaggaaaaacaggaaaaaagcacattttctaGAGGACCGCAGGTATTCTTGATTTGCCTTTGAATCCAGTTCTTATAAATATCTTTAAAGcgtgtgcagctgttttttaCTTAGTTCTTTTAGTTTACCTCAAGTTTGGTCAGCCCTGCGTGCCGTAATACAGCGGTGCACATTTGCGTGACAACGTGGCGGTTACCAACCAATAAGAATCCTTCATAAAGTATTTTACTTCTGTGTTGCACTTCTTATTGGTTAGAAGCTCCTTTTGGTGGCTGTTGATTGGTCATCTCAGAAACAAGCCCCGCCTCCGCACCGCTTTTATTTAAAGATGCAATCTGCCAACGCGGACTGATATTCACTTCACACACTGCTAAGGGAGGAGTCCTGAGAAGCTGCAAGTAGCTGTGAGttcatctttttctaactttTTAAGAAGTGATGCTTCAAGTACAGCAGCTGATAGATTTTACTGCCGTTTTTGTGTCTCAGATACTGCATAGCTGTAGCTTTGTGGTTAGTTTCAAGCAACAAAAACTGAGTATGCGCGTAATGATGGCATTTGTAGCCTGCAGGCTTTGATGAACATGTATTAGCTTACTTTAATAACctattttgatttttaaatgtggATTATTGGAAATGTTGGTGCACTGCAGCTCAGCTTTCAgctcacacaccctcacacagcAATCACGAAGAATAAATCAGTGCACTAATGTATTTTCTCCGGAACTATATTGTGcctttatataaatataaataaattcgGACAtgtttctatctttggacataTTCGGCTTTGTAACAGCACTAAAGGGATTTCCAAGCTGTATGTTTAAAGTTTAGAAAGCCGCAATGATCGGCACATCTCTAAACTGGTGACTGTGCCACCACACGTATTATTTGTTATGTAAAGAGATCCTGAAGCATTTCACAGGCCGTGCTGGTTCGGCTGTCTGGACTGAAGCATGAGTGGGTTTCAGGACCACTGAGGCGTTTTAGTGACGTGGAGAGATGCTGAGACTCCACTCGTTCCGTCAGTGTGAGGCTCTGACCGGACGGGGGCGCTGTGGTCTTTACAGAAAGCTGTACCAGAATTAtgtatttaaaatacaaaatattcgTATCTGATTTTGGGCAGTTATAATTTCgttatttaaaataaagattACATAAAATATCTGAATTATTTATTCTAAAATGTGTAAATAGTTTAGCTAACACCTAGAACTGTATGTATGTAGCAGACTTGGCCTGTTAGCTTCATTAGCATAATAACTAGCTTGCTAGCACCACAGGGTGGAGATTTATATGTGCACGTCACTGCTGTCAAATTGCTGCTTAGCTAGCTCTTTAGCACTAGCTCTTTGGCCCCACCTTTCAGTGTGAAAGCTACCTTGGAGGCAAGCTACCTTCCAATTTCATCCAACAGATTATTTTAAGATTAACTGGTCGTTGTATGAAAGCgttcttctctttgttttcactctgaCTTGTGTTAAATGCcatcttctgtctctcctcctctccagatCTCCAGCATGATGCTGCTGAGTCCACTTTCAGCCCTGTGCGTCCTGGCAGCTGTTGCCTTCGCCGTCCCCGCTCAAGAAAAACGCGTCCATCATCACGCTGACCTGAGCGACCACGTCCATGACGATGCCCATGGCTTCCAGTATGACCACGAGGCCTTCCTTGGCAAGGAAGAGGCTAAGACCTTCGACCAGCTGACCCCCGAAGAGAGCAAAGACAGATTATCGTAGGTTTtactgacctgctgctgccttcATTGGCCTCAGCAGTGTTAAACTAACTTACTGTTTGATCCCATCTCTCCCCACAGGAAGATAGTGGAGCGCATCGACATTGACAAGGATGGCTACATCACCCATTCTGAGCTGCACTACTGGATcaaacacaggcagaggaggTACATCGAAGAAAATGTCAACAAACACTGGAGGGACTATGACAAGAACCAAGATGACAAGATCAGCTGGGAGGAGTATAAAAACACCACCTATGGCTACTACCTGGGTAACTGTCTGAGGGTGAAGGTTTGACCTCGTTGTCACAAATGTCCAGAGCACTGAAGCTTTTTATTTCAGGTGAGGAGTTTGACGACGTTGATGATAAGGACACCTACAAGTCCATGCTCACTCGGGACGAAAGGCGCTTCAAAAATGCCGACCGAGACAGCGACGGTATCGCCACACGTGAGGAGTTCACTGCCTTCCTTCATCCCGAGGAGTTTGATTACATGAGAGATGTAGTGGTGCAGGTAGAACCTACTCACTaaccaacagaaacagaaatatttctcatgcttttaaaatatatattaagttTGATTGAATCTTTTTCTCATTAAGGAAACTATGGATGACATCGATAAGAACGGGGACGGAAAGGTCAACATAGAGGAATACATTGGTGGGTCTCTCACGTCACATccagcttcctgtctgctgtaGGCTATCTgtcttaaatgtgtgtgtgtgtgctgcttcacaggtGATATGTACACACCAGAGCCTGGAGAAAGTGAGCCTGACTGGGtccagacagagaggaaacaatTCTCAGAGTACAGAGATACCAACAAGGTAAAGATGGCTTATATGTGTCGTCATTCCTCAACGTGAGACTGCGCCGTTGTTTCTCAAGCTTACATTTACTCCTGTGGGGTGTCGTTGTTGTGCAGGACGGCTACCTGGATGCTGCCGAAGTGGCCCAGTGGGTTTTGCCAGGAGAGGTCGACCACGCTGACAATGAGGCCAAACACTTGATCCACGAGACGGACACAGACAAGGTAAACCTGTCACTACTCAGTCACATGATGCGTTTAAAGGCCATTGGAAAGTTAAACAGGCGGTTCTGTTTTTACTGTCACTGGCTGCGATGACCTGTGTTAATTTGGagatttaaaacacacattagatTACTTTGATCAGGATAAATACTCACGGCAACACAAAATGTGTATTCATCCGCTGCTGTAAATAGTCCCCAATAATTGACTGATTAATCTTAAAGCTATGTCCTAAggttataaataaaaatacattcttAAAACGACGAGAAAGCACACTGAAAAAACTGTATCCAGTGTCTTTTTGCAAACTGCACataatttgtgttttaatgtatgtGTTAATGATGGGATGATTGGCTTAATTTTGAGTTAATTATTAACAAGCTACTCTTATTTCTCGCACtgctttctgtttcttctcgtcttcttcttcttcttcttctcctcaatCATAAACAAATGCACCAATATTGGATGGAATCGAACGACCAACAGGACGAGAAAATGACCAAGAAGGAGATTCTGGCCAACTGGAACATGTTTGTGGGAAGTCAGGCGACCAATTATGGAGAAGACTTAACAAGAAAACACGATGAACTTTGATGAGTTTGCATTTTCTAAAGAGAATCTCAGTCAGGTTTCTGTTTTCTTACTAAAATGGAGAATTGTTACAGTGGTTTTGGGGGTGGGGTTGGACTCTGGGTTATAAATCACGTACCTTTGACCACATgcacaacacatacacaaagacagtACTTGCAAGTGTCACATACTGTGTATGTGAGTACGGGTGATACTGATGaacacttcctctctgtgttgtatttacatagcctgtttgttttttattattccaaCCGCACATCCTCAAAGAAAACTGTAAAATCTcctaaaatatgaaaaatgtccGACATGCACTGGCTCCACGCTGTTTCTCCTTAAGCTCCGGAGCTTCAAACGAGGTCTCACACAACAGTTTTTATCAAATTAAACATATGAATATTTCAAAAAAAGTGCATGGAATGTACAattggaagaagaaaaacaaggtgagtgGAGCTTTGTTACTGACTTTTTGGGGTTTGCCTATTaaagtcctgttttttttttctacatgtgtagtttttattctgtgttttgACGTCATTTTGGTGTAAAATAATCCAAGCAATCGGATCCTTGTCACAGTAAGTACTTCTTATTTTGCCAACTTCTATATATGTGTcataaaaagcagcacaaaagTGCCAGATGAAACTTGAAGCCAAAGGGACCAATACTAAAATTATCAGCATtatcagggggggggggggggggcagtggtgaatgcatgttaggttaactggggACTCCAAATGGCCCGGAGGGGTGAGCGCCtgtgtgaatggttgtgtgtctgtcaatgTTCGCCCTGTGATAAGACAacctgttcagggtgtaccccacTGCTCCCGCATTGACTGCTGGGATAAGCTGGATTAGGGAATAGGGATTTTTTCCAGTGAGATAAGGTTCCTAAAAAAGGTGATAAGGCTCCCGATTGGCCGATTGGAGAATTTCAGAATTAACTAAGAAGGCATTTCTAGCAAGGAGCTTGTTGAGGGTATGTATTAGTATAATTAACCACACTATAGTGATGTGTccatttatttctgttattCATGCCTTCcctgtcctctgctctgctcaccAGGACGGCAAACTGTCTCTGTCTGAGGTCCTCGACCAGATGGACCTGTTCAAGATCAGCACCATCACTGACTATGGAGGGATGAGCGTGGACGAACATGATGAACTGTGAAATAATGATTTATAAATATTATCCAAGCTCACATGAGATTCAACAACTGCAGGGAACAGGACTCACAAGATGCACGATCAGGGCACTGACTAGATGTTAAACCACAAAACAGCACGACCAGTCAGAttgttgttttctgtatgtTTAATGTAAATCTACTTAAAATGGATCCAGCTGACATCATGTCGTTTTTTAACACTATAAcaggtgcagaaaaaaaaagaatgcaaaCAAATGCGATCACTTTTGATCTAAGTCTATGTAAACACAATGTGACAGATTCTGATCTCCTGTCGCCTCAGACTTGCATCACTGGTCGAGCCTCTTTGGCAGTGAGGTCCACCCCTGAGCCCGAAAAGCCAGTTCCACCCTGtcagaacacaacacacaaatcagCATCACTTCAAGAGGATGTGATGAGTTTATGTCGCAGTACAAAGAAGTGCACACATACCCTCTGCAGAGGGATGATGTCTCTGTCAGAGAGTGTGTCTCCGGTCACCGGATCCATCATGTCCTTCTTAATCAACTTCTCCACACACTCCTGAGTCACCACAGCACCCCTGAATGCAGGACACAGTGTTACTCCCACAGAGAGCAGACGGAGAACTCTCAAAATCAGAAAGTCAGACAAAGATCAGCACTCACGAGGGTTGGAGGACTGCACAGGGAACACTGTTACCCAGGGTGTCTCTGGTTACTGCACATATGTATCTGTCCTGGGGAGAGCAGAACAAACacgagtttgattgcctagcagcaatcaaactaatcaaaCCACACCACCAACAATCCACATTtcaaaattcagatttttttctcttaacTTTTCTCTGAATTCTGACATAAAATCCTGactttttaaaatcaaacatttccTCTCATAATTCTAGATTAAATCTATTAAAATTCAGACTTTTCCCAAAAGCTAGTGGTGTGTGAGGTCAGATTTCAGCTATTTACAGAGAGCTCATAGTCTGATGTTGGACTACAACATGTTGGGTAAACTGACCTGGCGGTTGAGCAGGGCCACTCGGTCCAGACTTGGATCCAGTGGGGTGAAATTGACTGTGATCAACTCATTCATCTTAATGGGGTTTCCAGACATGGGACATAAGACAGTCTTACTCTGACAGATGGCAGGGATGGAGAGGAAAAGGGCAGCGATTACATATTCATATTCGTCACTTCAACTGTAGCAGTGAAACGCTGTAACTGCTTAGTGACAGTCAGGTCAACCTGACTTCTGTCTTTTAAAGAGTGTCAACATCAGACAGATACGCAAAGCAAACAGTCAGAGAATATCATGACATCAGCAATTAAAGCAGCtttaaatccacacacacacacacacacagtctgatatTCCCGTTCAAAACTCCCTCTACAGgttgcaaaaaaaacattttaaaagacactcACTGGTTTTTTCAGGAGTGTCGGCTTGGCCTCTGGAGTCAGAGAGGGAATCCAAAAACTAGGCAGGCTCTGACTGGAGGTGGAAGGTGAGCTAGTAGCACTGGAAGATTCTCCTGAGCTGCTCTGCGCCCTTCCCTTTTCACTCCCATTGCTTTGtcctgaaagaaaacaatgtaTTTCACCATTTGATAAttcactttacacacacatacactataGTGCCACAGACCAGATGTGAACGGGTTGATGGGTTTAGACACGATGCTGTTCTCGCTGGTTTTAAAGcgctccactctctctctctcctccgaCTTAGACTCAAGGTGGCAGTTGCTCTTCTGTGCTTTCTTCTGCTTCTCATATGCCTAAAGGATAACAGGAGGAATATTACAGGTAAGTACCCAGAATGTGAGACTAGTTTTCTTTATTACTTTTCACTTCTCATTCATTGTACAACCTGGCTTACCTTCATTTTTTTGGCAATTTCGGTCTTCTGGTGAAGAATATATTCAAGAATGGCCTGTTTTTCATATAAGTATCCATCTCGACTAAGGACAGCAACAAAAAAGAGACACAGTGTTTATACATGCAGCCACTAGAATAAGATTATACAGTATGTTGATCCTAGGTTTTTTGTGGCACCACAAGGTGGAGCCTTTTACTATGTTATCATATAGAGATACCAGGGCTACACAACTCACAAAAATCACTCATCTCTAAGAAGTCTGTTGATGCTGTCTGTTATTTTGGCAGAAGTAGAATCAGTGGTAAAACTATTGACGTTCATTAGTGAGAGGAACCTACGTAACCACAGGATTCTGACAGGGCTGCAGGGACAGGCAGCAGCAGTCGAAGTCTTTCACTGCATCTTTGCCAAGTCGAATGCTCTGAGTCCCGTAACCAGACGCCGCTGAACAAGAGAACAGAAACACACGATCATTGTACAGAAAGAGTGTCCAAATATATCTGTTCAGCTCTCTGTATACACATGTgtatatgcatttaaatgaactAATTCACAGTGTATGTTGTTACTGTTACATGTTACTATTAGTAACATACTACATGTTACTACTAGGGAGGACGCcacaagtaaacaaacaaacaaaaaactgttTCATGTCAGTGACATAAATAACTTATAGCTCCTAAATTAAGGAGCTTATATTATAAATTGTACTTCAATGCCGTAATTAGACAGAAACCAGAAACAGCCATCACTAATCTGAATAACGTTGGAAGACAGTTAGCTTTGATCTTACATGTATCCTTCTTCTTCTCGTGGTATGTGTACACAGCTCCGGCCGTGCAGTTCTTTCCGTGGCGAGTCATTGTGCTTCGGGTTTTTAATGTTCTAATAGAAACAACTAGAAGGGTTGGAGAATCAGCTTCTGTATTGTTACTAATTGtagtaaataaaaaacagctaAGTTGCTAACACTGGCCAGGTAATGTAAACATACGATCGCACATGCGCAGATCTAATGTGATGCGAAAATGACGCATTCAAAAATTCCAGCTATGAAATAATGTGATATGTACAGAGCTGCGTTTTCTGTTTACCTGAAAAATAAATTTAGGATTAACACGAACCAACACGACGATACAACTTCCTTTTCCTCCtgatcctcttcttcttctgctgctgctgaagttgcaatttcttcttttgtttgttttattcgcGTCAGCATATAACGTTTAAGGTGCACTAGCGCCACCTACTATGCTGGAGTGGTAGTGGAGTTAATAATGAAACACTATGAATGACACAATATTGACTGGTAATAGATTTTTTTCACCGAGCATTTTATGAGAGACTTTAGTGCATGACGTCAAGATAACTAGTTCCGTCTTTATGCGATATTATTTgtgcaaaaaatacaaaaacaaacaaacaaaaaagataagATTTTTGCTACTTCCGCTATCACCGGAAATTCCTTCCATTGTGATGTTAGTTAACTGACGCTAGATGGCGCTGCGGTATTGTAGGCGCCATTTTTAAATGCCACTAGACAGCCTGAAAGAGATTTCGAGGTtaaaaatatgaagaaaaatgAAGTAAAGTGTTTGAAGTGACATTAAACTGCTTGACAGGTAATCTTTGACGTAAATGCAGAACTCTACAAGGTCTTTTGTAAACAATTCTTGCACAATAGCTTGTTAAACATCTGATAAAATAGTTTTAGATCAAATAAGAACCTGTCCTAGCCTATTCTGTTTAAAAATGCAGGTTGTCAAACCCTGACGCTGTATAAATAGTGTTGTTTAATCGTCACAACACCAGATATGTTAGacaatacatttttacatcatTGCATTTCAGCTGTATGTATTTGTTTGATGTTTCTAGACTATGGCTATGGTCATACGAGGTAAATACTTTCATCATTGTGTTTTtagaaataatatttttaattacCTCAGAAACTTTGCCACACTAAAAActcataaaaaatataaaccaGGCAGTGTAAAGCTCCTAACAAGCCATCCGTGTGTGCCATCTTTGCTGCCAGCATAGTTTGAGCTGTTAAGGTAGTGAGAAATAACCTGACACGCCAGATGGTTGGCTTTAACATTACCCGATAGTCTGTTGTTAGATTTTCACAAAGTGCTGACTACAGGTTAGAGGACagtttatagtttttttttttgtttttttttttaatttttacacaaaaacaaagcgtTGAACTGAAGTAAACGGTATGATTAGGGGATCAGTAGAAAGGGTTGATAAACTGCTGGAGCTGATAGATCAAGTGCAGTTGCATCAGATCTAGGCTGGCCAGCCCTGAGGCACACATACAGAGCACACTGCTGATTTTTTGTTACATGCATTTATAAATCTGTAATCTCTTTTCTTCTATTCacatcttttttgttgttgttgtgtgggaACACTCCTTGCCTGTGTCGCCATCAGCTGCATAGaataaacaaaatgtaattttcaGTGTACATGAAGTTTAGAAGTTAATAATCCCATATGTTCTCCTgtctctgttctcctgtttcAGGTGGATCAGGGCCTGCAGACTGGACACTTTCTAGGCTTCCAGCAGCATCACTTACACTTGggccacctgctgctgctcctaaaccaggaTAACTGGGTGCAAAGACTTCTGGGCGGCAGCCGCCAGCTTGGTAAGAGACACAAGTATGTAGTATCACTGTGTGTtgcacaaaatgttttattctatGTTGAATGAATTAGAAATTACATTGTTGTTTTACAAAGGCACAGATGGCTGTGATGGCCATATGGCTACTTAATCTGTCAAACACAGACAACCATAGGAATTCAGTTGTCTTATCATTACAGCTACTTGGATATTTGTGTTGACAGTAGTAGGCCCTTTAGTCAGATCGCTGCTGCATTATTTTTGTCTAATAATTAAACGTGACAGAGCGTATCCAGCAACCAGCTAAGATAATTAAACAATAGTAGTGCTGTTAATTTTAGTTTTTGGATTTAGGTCAAAAGTGAACCTGAATCTAATTGATTTACAGCATTGGTGTATATGTTTAAAAAGGTCGTATTACTCAGCTGTGACTGGTTTCTGTGGAAACTGGGAGAACAGGTGGAACTCCTTTTTGCGAGGGGGGCAGGCTCCCCCTCTCCAGAGCAGCTCAAGCCACCTGTGGGTCTTATATTTTCCAAGAGAAAGTGAGGATGACACATAAATTCCTTGTCGTACGGGTAGTTGATCATTTCCCCCCTAACCAGAGAGGTGGGTTATGAGTTGTAAGAGATACAGTGGGAGTTGTATGTTTAACTGTT of the Parambassis ranga chromosome 8, fParRan2.1, whole genome shotgun sequence genome contains:
- the rcn3 gene encoding reticulocalbin-3 isoform X1; translation: MMLLSPLSALCVLAAVAFAVPAQEKRVHHHADLSDHVHDDAHGFQYDHEAFLGKEEAKTFDQLTPEESKDRLSKIVERIDIDKDGYITHSELHYWIKHRQRRYIEENVNKHWRDYDKNQDDKISWEEYKNTTYGYYLGEEFDDVDDKDTYKSMLTRDERRFKNADRDSDGIATREEFTAFLHPEEFDYMRDVVVQETMDDIDKNGDGKVNIEEYIGDMYTPEPGESEPDWVQTERKQFSEYRDTNKDGYLDAAEVAQWVLPGEVDHADNEAKHLIHETDTDKDEKMTKKEILANWNMFVGSQATNYGEDLTRKHDEL
- the rcn3 gene encoding reticulocalbin-3 isoform X2: MMLLSPLSALCVLAAVAFAVPAQEKRVHHHADLSDHVHDDAHGFQYDHEAFLGKEEAKTFDQLTPEESKDRLSKIVERIDIDKDGYITHSELHYWIKHRQRRYIEENVNKHWRDYDKNQDDKISWEEYKNTTYGYYLGEEFDDVDDKDTYKSMLTRDERRFKNADRDSDGIATREEFTAFLHPEEFDYMRDVVVQETMDDIDKNGDGKVNIEEYIGDMYTPEPGESEPDWVQTERKQFSEYRDTNKDGYLDAAEVAQWVLPGEVDHADNEAKHLIHETDTDKDGKLSLSEVLDQMDLFKISTITDYGGMSVDEHDEL
- the nosip gene encoding nitric oxide synthase-interacting protein gives rise to the protein MTRHGKNCTAGAVYTYHEKKKDTSASGYGTQSIRLGKDAVKDFDCCCLSLQPCQNPVVTRDGYLYEKQAILEYILHQKTEIAKKMKAYEKQKKAQKSNCHLESKSEERERVERFKTSENSIVSKPINPFTSGQSNGSEKGRAQSSSGESSSATSSPSTSSQSLPSFWIPSLTPEAKPTLLKKPSKTVLCPMSGNPIKMNELITVNFTPLDPSLDRVALLNRQDRYICAVTRDTLGNSVPCAVLQPSGAVVTQECVEKLIKKDMMDPVTGDTLSDRDIIPLQRGGTGFSGSGVDLTAKEARPVMQV